A single window of Engraulis encrasicolus isolate BLACKSEA-1 chromosome 20, IST_EnEncr_1.0, whole genome shotgun sequence DNA harbors:
- the s100a10a gene encoding protein S100-A10a, producing the protein MPSDLEKAMESMIMVFHKYASKDGNRDTLSRRELKDLMENELAGFLKSQKDPATVDRIMRDLDTNGDGQVSFEEFVSLVVGLSIACEQCYKAHLLKTGARK; encoded by the exons ATGCCTTCTGACCTGGAAAAAGCCATGGAGTCCATGATCATGGTCTTCCACAAGTACGCCTCCAAAGACGGCAACAGGGACACGCTCAGCCGAAGGGAACTCAAAGACCTGATGGAGAACGAGCTGGCCGGCTTCCTTAAG TCTCAGAAAGACCCTGCCACAGTGGACAGGATCATGAGGGACCTGGACACCAACGGGGACGGCCAAGTGAGCTTTGAGGAGTTTGTGTCCCTGGTGGTTGGGCTGTCCATCGCCTGTGAACAATGCTATAAAGCGCACCTGCTGAAAACGGGAGCCAGGAAGTGA